CAGCAATCGGCCCAGATGCTTCAAACACAAACCTTTCAACATCTGAACCAGACACTGATCGTCAGGGTGGAACTCAGACGgggctgaaacacacacacacacacacacacacacacacacacacacacacacacacacacacacacacacacacacacacacacacctcagtgGAGATTGTAAATAAATCCTACTACACAAACCCTCATAGTAACCTTTGCGCATGTTTTGCGATGAATTAAAACtatatgcattaattaaaataaaagcaagatggtttaatgtttgtaaatgagGAATAAATAAGACGGTACTAAAGtcacaaatattattatagaaattttattgttatcatacGTGACCCGTGCTaggaaaatgaatggaaaaaaagaagactcCTGTTTAGAGTCTgcagagtgagtgtgtgtgtgtgtgtgtgtgtgtgtgtgtgtgtgtgtctcaccggGATCGTTGCGCAGCTGCTCCTCTGCTCTCTCGATGGTGATCAGTAAACTCTCAGTGGCGTCAGCACGCTTTCCAACAATGGTGAAGCCATTCCACACGTACATCATTTCCTGTGTGAGGAAGAACCATAGACACATCACTTCCTCCTCTcatttacgtgtgtgtgtgtgtgtgtgtgagagagagagagacgcaccAGTGCAGGAATCACCAGTTTAACAGGTGTGGCTGAGGAGTATCTGCGTGACTTCCTGATGGCGAACTTCTCTGTAGGGATGGATTTCCCGGCCAGCCGCTGCTTCAGTCCCTCCACCTGCCTGTGAAACACAGCAGACCGTCAACCTCAGAGCTCACCTCTCACCTGAGAGATCAGACTCGGATCAGACTCGCCTGAGATCAGATCAGAGATCAGATCGGATCAGACTCACCTGAGAGATCAGATCTGAGCTCAGGATCAGACTCGGAGAGAGCTCAGACTCGCAGATCGGACTCCAGATCAGACTCGCCTGAGCTCGGATCAGACTCGGATCAGACTCGCCTGAGCTCGGATCAGACTCGCCTGAGCTCGGATCAGACTCAGATCAGACTCGCCTGAGCTCACTCGCCTGAGACTCGCCTCGGAGCTCAGATCAGACTCAGATCAGACTCGCCTGAGCTCAGATGGACTCAGATCAGACTCGCCTGAGCTGATCAGACTCAGAGCCCGCCTGAGCTCAGATCGGATCAGACTCGCCTGAGCTCCTGAGATCGACTGAGCCTCGCTCAGATCGGACTCAGATCAGACTCAGATCAGACTCGACTCAGATCAGACTCGCCTGAGCTCGCCTGAGCTGAGATCAGACTCGCCTGAGCTCAGATCAGACTCAGATCAGACTCGCCTGAGCTCAGATCAGACTCGGATCAGACTCACCTGAGCTGAGATCAGACTCACCTGAGCTGAGATCAGACTCACCTGAGCTGAGATCAGACTCTCAGACCTGAGCTGAGATCAGACTCAGCTCAGATCGGACTCAGATCAGACTGAGCTCAGATCAGACTCACCTGAGCTCAGATCAGACTCGCCTGAGAGATCAGACTCGGATCAGACTCGCCTGAGCTCAGAGACTCAGATCAGAGACTGAGCTCAGATCAGACTCGGATCAGACTCACCTGAGCTCAGATCAGACTCGGATCAGACTCACCTGAGCTCAGATCAGACTCGGATCAGACTCACCTGAGCTCAGATCAGACTCGGATCAGACTCACCTGAGCTCAGATCAGACTCGGATCAGACTCGCCTGATCAGAGACTCACCTGAGCTCAGATCAGACTCGGATCAGACTCACCTGAGCTCAGATCAGACTCGGATCAGACTCACCTGAGCTCAGATCAGACTCGGATCAGACTCACCTGAGCTCAGATCAGACTCGCCTGAGAGATCAGACTCGGATCAGACTCACCCGAGATCAAGTCAACATGAGTTAAGATCAGAGCAGACTCACCTGAACAGCTCCACAACATCCTCTCCAGTCGTCTTCAGCTCCTCCTCAGACATCATGCTCAGGATGGCAGCTTTCTGATAAACATAGATGGCCTGCCATGCAAGCAAACGataatcaaacatttattgctacagtgttttgtttttatgaaagcGAGCAGGTTTCCTAGTTTAGTGCAGTGCTGTTTCACTATAATTGAGTTTCAaagtttcattaatattttgtatcagtttttattttttaattgtaaagttttcttaattgtgtgtttttattcacatacgttttatacatttctgtttcagttttaataatttgaagataaaataaaaaagttaaactaaataaaaccgCAATGTTAAAGAACAAACCTTGTGggtttattataaaaagattGTCAAACTGACAAGCGTGCTCAAGATAAGAGGTGTGTGGCAAACGCTGCACAGTGAAGATGAACCGGCTCGTTTTACACCGTACTGATAGTCTGAGTATTAGCGTGCTTACTTTAGACCAGCGGCTCTCTCTCCACAGCAGATCTGCGTATCGATACGCGTCTCTCCACTGCTGCTGGAACGAGTGACACCACATCAGCTCCCAGTAACACAGGTGATGGATCTGACGCCACTGCTGCTGCACCGAGATACACTCCTGAAACTTCACCAgcgcctgacacacacacacacacacacacacacacacacacacacacacacacacacacacacacacacacacacacacacacacacacacacacacagacacagacacacacacagacacacacacagacacagacacacacacacacacacacacacacacacacacacacacacacacagacacagacacagacacacacacacacacacacacacacacacacacacacacacacacacacacacacagacacacacacacacacacacacagacagacagacacacacacacagacacagacacacacacacacacacacacacacacacacacacacacacacacacacacacacacacacacacacacacacacacacacacacacacacacacacacacacacacacacacacacacacagacacacacacacacacacacacagacacacacacacacacacagacacacacacacagagacagacacacacacacagacacacacacacacagacacacacacagacacacagttaatgaaagaagtcttttctgctcaccaaggctgcatttatttgatagaaatactgtaaaaatgtcaaatattattataaagtagatcagatgttttctgtgttaaagtgtgatttatttctgtgattttcagcatcatttctccagtcttcagagtcacatgatcttcagaaatcagaagaatacactgatttactgatcatttctgattattatcagagTAGAAAGGAGTTGTGTTTCTCAAtagttttgtggaaactgtgacatattttattcttcaggattcacagatgaataaaaagtttaaaaaaaactgaatttatttgtgTCTTTTATAATGTTAGAAATGACTTTACTAGTAGTTTTGatctatttaatgcatctttgtttttacgtttttttttaattataatagtaatgcTTCTTGAggagcaaatcagtatattagaataatttctggagggtcatgtgacgctgaagactggagtaatgctgaaaattcagttttacatagaaattatgtaataatgcaataaaaaaatgtacagtatttatattcaaacaaatgcagccttaatgAACAGAGGAGACTTCTTCTCTTTACACTGAAATATCTTGATTAGAGGCCGGGATGGCCACCCTCAAAGTGTAAATGTGATCAGATTCCTCACGTTCTCAAAGTTTCCCCTGAGCAGGGCGATCCGAGCCGAGTAAAACAGGATGATGGAGCCCtgggaaagaaaacatttcattgaGTGATGGCCGAAAAATGATGTTCAGTGAACTTGGAAATTTGGAAATCTCATGCTAACATCAAACAAACAGAATGCGAGTTTGTGCAAATATGaattgagtaaaaaaataaaaaaaaaaaagtgtgtgtgtgtgtgttcaggttcTGACCCGTGGAAACTGCTCTATGTACGGCTCTAATAAAGCCCCGGCCTCCACCAGGTTCCCTTCACCGGTGCCTAAAACACACAGCATAAGCATAAactttaatcacattttaaatcacaattcaATTTTACAAAAACGATTACTTGATTGGTGCTTTTGTCCTGTTTTctagtataaatatctaaacattcttaaacCTTTTACACTGAAGAGTGATAGCGCTAGTGACTCAGAGGTGTGTGAGTGTTACCCAGAATCAGACAGACGTAGGTGTGATACAAGAGCAGCGTCAGAACACACAGGATAGATCTGAGACTGTGACTGCCAGCGCCGTCCCGCAGCTGAGACAAACCAAACTCCTGCAGACACAACCACTgttactgagagagagagagggagtgtgtgtgtgtgtgagagagtgagtgtgtgtgtgtgtgtgagagagagagagagtgagtgagagagtgtgagagagagagagagtgagagagagtgagtgtgagagagtgagagagagagagagagtgagtgacagagagagagagagagagtg
The genomic region above belongs to Puntigrus tetrazona isolate hp1 unplaced genomic scaffold, ASM1883169v1 S000000575, whole genome shotgun sequence and contains:
- the LOC122334571 gene encoding tetratricopeptide repeat protein 39B isoform X2; protein product: MYHALGYSSILVMQATMTFEHKDIQAGMATIKEALQTCQRFRKKNSVVESISSLMSKHSPDSLKAEEMHAEICYAECLLQKATLTFVQDENMISFIKGGIKIRTSYQIYKDCQNLLNMSQGVGGDSEAFRQFEGGVKLGIGSFNLMLSLLPARILRLLEFIGFSGNREFGLSQLRDGAGSHSLRSILCVLTLLLYHTYVCLILGTGEGNLVEAGALLEPYIEQFPRGSIILFYSARIALLRGNFENALVKFQECISVQQQWRQIHHLCYWELMWCHSFQQQWRDAYRYADLLWRESRWSKAIYVYQKAAILSMMSEEELKTTGEDVVELFRQVEGLKQRLAGKSIPTEKFAIRKSRRYSSATPVKLVIPALEMMYVWNGFTIVGKRADATESLLITIERAEEQLRNDPAPSEFHPDDQCLVQMLKGLCLKHLGRLLQAELCFTQVLSSEKRIRYDHYLIPFTLYELGLLYKQQGDYVKATRFIEDAKLNYKDYSMESRLHFRIHAALSSLKGSPTNSP